CTTCCTGCTTCAGGATAAATCAACCCTAGAAGAGTTCGAATAGTAGTAGATTTTCCAGCTCCATTTGGTCCTATAAATCCAAAAATTTCTCCCTGTTCAACCTTCAGATTTACATCCACAATACCTCTAGACTTGCCATAAGTCTTAGTCAGATTTTTAATTTCGATAACACTCATTACATTACCCCCCTACAGATTTATTTAAATAAATTTCATTTATAAAAAGCATCTTTTAACATCTCTAGATATAACTCAAATTCCTTTACTATATCATCCATATTAATATGAGATTTATAATAAACTGGATCCCGTTTTAGATATTCTAACTCACGATTACTGAAACCCTGAGCAACCCAGAATATAATTTGCGAAATACGTTTTGCATCCACTCCATCTTTAAATTTTGAAGTATCAATATTACTAAACAACCTGATATAGCTGTCTTCTAAAATACTTTTCATTTGATTTTCAAGTTCCTGCTTTACTTCTTTGCTATCATCTGCTGATGAAGTCAACATAAAATCATACAATACAGGATACTTTTGAATTAGTTCCATCTCTAAAGTCACAATTTGCTTCCATCTTTTTATGATATCAGTTTCATCATAATTAACTTTGTTATAAAATTCATTTAAAAATATATCCTTAGAATATTCATAGAGAAACAGAAATAACTTTTTTTTACTGCTAAAATAATGAAAAAGCAATCCTTTAGAAATATTAGCCTTTTTAACAATCTCATTTGTGGAAGCATTTTTATATCTGTTATTAGGCATTTTACTTAAGCTAAAAAACATTCAAAAAAGTCAAATTATTATAGACTTAATTTATAGGTCAGATTAAATAATCTGACTCAAAAAGAATAAGATTATTTAATCTGACGATAATTAGTAAGGAGAAAATTTTTTAATTATGAGAAGAAATAATAATGATAAATATAGTAAAAATGCCTTACGGAATAAAAAAATACAATAAACTTTGTAAGTTTAATCAATTTCCAAGTAAATATGGATGCGAAGCATGTGGATTTGAAGGTAAGCTGTACAGACATGGATTTTATTATAGAAACTTAATTACCCTTAAAGGTGCATACAAGATAGTCATCCTGCGTTGTAAATGTCAATCCTGTGGTAAAACCTATTCTCTTATACCCAGTTTTATTATTCCTTATAGGCAATATGCTTATGAAGTTATTCTAACTTCTATTATTATGATGCTAAAACTAGGTTATTCCTTTAGTAAAATATTAACTCTTATAAAATCTCTTAATATTAACTACTCATCTCTTAATACAACAGATCTATCATTTTGGAAAAATAGGCTAGTAAGCTCATTATCGAGTATTCGTTTATTTTTTGCACAGTATAAATTCTATAATTCTAACATAAATAGCAAATTACCTATTGATATCATAAAAAAAATTATTATCTTTTGCCGTTTAAGGCACGATTTTAACTTGGATTATTTTTTACACATGCCTAAGTATTTCTTTTGTAAATGATAATTTAATAGGTACAAATTAGATCTATCTTTTTTATCAAATTAAATACTTCACACTTTTTTAATGTCTTTTTATATCAATCTTGTCCTCATTTCTCTTGTTCTATCTAAAATTTTTGTATAATTCCACACAACCTTTAACGGTTTAAATATCGATTTTAAGTCATAATTATTAATAAAAATAGGAGGTTGATAATCAATGATATTAAAAGAATTTAATCAAAAGATAGCATTATTTCGTTATTCTCTGATTGCACCCATTATAACCAATACATTTACTCAGACTTCTGTAAAAGATTATTTAGCAGAAATTGCAGCAAAGTCTTATACACTGCCTAACGGCAAGAAAAAAGAGTATTCTCCTGCAACAATCAAAGGATGGCTAGTTCAATATAGGAAATATGGTATTGATGGCTTATATCCAAAATCAAGAGCTGATAAAGGTACTTCCAGAAAAATTTCAAATGAAACCAAAGAATTTATTATAAACAGTAAATTAAATTCACCTAAAAAAACTGCCAAGTACATATATCATGAAGTTATAGCTAAAGGTTTTGAAAGTGAAACTAGTATTTCCCTGTCAACAGTAACTAGATTTATAAATAAGGCTAAGATAGGTTCTAAAAAGCTTGTACCTGATGATAGAAGAGCCTTTGAATTTGAGTTTTCCAATGAATGCTGGCAATCTGACGTATCTGTAGGTCCTTACCTTACTATAGAAGATAAAAAATTCAAGACTTATATTATAGCTTTTTTAGATGATTCCAGTAGAGTCATTGTAGGATGCAAAGCATTTTTTAAAGATGATCTTTTATCTCTTATGTCTGTATTTAAAGATGCGGTAGCATCAAAGGGAATTCCTAAAAAAGTTTTCGTTGATAATGGAAAGATATATAAAAGTGAGCAATTTCATTTGATTTGTGCAGCTCTTGGTAGTATTTTAAGTTTTGCAAGACCATATTCCCCTCAATCTAAGGGCAAAATTGAAAGATGGTTCCAAACTATGCAAAAACAATGGATGAATTCAATTAATTGGAATGATTTTAAATCTATAGACCTTTTAAATGAATCCCTGTCGGGTTATGTTAACAGTTATAACAACACTATACATTCCTCAATAAACAAAAAACCAATTGATAAGTACATGTCTAATGTTGAAAATATAAGATTTATTGATTCTAAAACTGAACTAGACTATTTATTTTTATATAAAGTACTCCGTACTGTAAAAAATGACTCCACAGTATCTATAGGTACAAAAATATTTGAAGTACCACTAAAATATGTTGGTGACAAAATAAATATACGCTATGATCCATCATCTATTGATAAAGCTTATATTTTTTCACAGGATGGTAAACTTGAAGATACTATTTTCCCTGTTAAAAAAATTGATAATTCAAAAATCAGAAGAACTAACAATACTAATTCTGTTGATTTTTCTGCCTTTGAAGCTAACTAACCGGAGGTTGATATTATGTATAAAGCTTTTTATGGCTTAACTTTTGATCCTTTTGATAAAAATCTTGACTTAAAATACAGTTTTAAATCTGAGGATTTCTCTAAAGCAATGAATAGATTAGAATTTTTAAAATCTGTTTTAGGGATTGGCGTTATTACTGGAGAGCCTGGAGTTAGTAAGTCTTTCTTGCTCCGCAATTTTGTAGATTCACTAAATCCAAATTTATATAAGTGCGTATACATTCCTATTTCCACTTTAACTGTTATGGACTTCTATAGAGCATTATGCGATGGTCTTGGAATAATTCATGCTCAGAAAAAAGTAACTATGTTTAAGCAAATACAAGAGTCTATATACACTTATAGCCACAGTAAAAATGTAATTCCAGTTATTATAATTGATGAATGTCAATTTTTAAGCAATTCCATTCTTGATGATTTAAGAATAATATTTAATTTTCATATGGACTCAAAGAATTATGCTATGTTAATTCTTTCAGGTCAACCTAATTTTTTACTTCAACTCAGCAGGCAGGTCCATGAAGCACTACGTCAACGAATCATAATGAATTATTGCTTAAAAGGGCTAACGCATGATGAATGTAAGCCCTACATAACTTCTATGCTAAAAGCCGCAGGCTGTTCAGAACCAATTTTTACTGATGATGCTTTTGAACTCATTTATTCAAGCACTAATGGAGCTATAAGACCACTAAATTCTCTAACGAGAATGTGCCTTATCTCTGGTGCTAATGAAAGACTTACTTCTATTAATTCAGATACAGTTTATAAATCTCAGAGTGAAATTGATCTTACAATTTAAAATTTTTTACACTGCTTATTCTGAGCAGTGTTTTTCTATGCCTATATTTATTGACCAATTTTAGAATTTTATACATTGTGGATATTGTGGAGAAAGGGTTATTTAATTTGATTTTTGAGACTTAATTTGCCATTAGTAAGATTATTTAAACTGATTTTTTACCACATTATTACTAATTTTAGGCTGAAATAATTTGACTTTTTAAGGATTAAATAATTTGACACGTAACATATATCCCTTTTGTGCAAATTCATCTAATGCTGCATTTATAATAGCTTCTCGTTTTTTTTGTCCAAGGCTCATAAACTTCGAAATCAAACTATCTCCTCCTCATACCAAAATCGATGACCACATCGGTCAATGAAATTATAACGCCATTGACCACATAAGTCAATATTAATATAATTAAAAAAATCAGCTTTTTATAAGATAAATTAATAGATAAAAAGTTGCCTGTAATGTATACATACGAATTGTAAGACAGCTACTTTCATTACTATTTTAAATTTAACCTGACTACCTTGGCGTAAGTCTCCCCCTTATTCAAGTGGGAGTTCAACGCCAAGTAAGCCATGCATTCCCAGTTCTAAAATCTAACTTCTCTCTATCCTGACCTTACTTCCGCCCATTCCTGCCTGTGCAGCAGTTACTATAAGCTTTACCGGCACTCTATTCTTTATAGATTCCACATGACTTATTATACCTATAGACAATCTGTCATTATGAATCCTCTCTAAAGAATCCATAACTACTTCCAAAAGATTATCGTCAAGAGTTCCAAAACCTTCATCTAAAAAGAATAACTCTAAAGGTGCTGTACCTTTAAGCTGTATTTGGGCTGATAGTGCTAGAGCCAGGGCCAGAGAAGTTACAAAAGTCTCTCCTCCAGATAGTGTAGAAGCATCTCTCTCTGCTCCTCCATTTTTATAATCTCGTATAATAAATTTACCATTGTCATCAACTTCAAGTCCATAATTACCTGAAGTTATCTCCTTCAGCCATTTACAAGCTTCAATGGACACATATTTAAGCTGATTTGCTGCAACAAATTCCACAAACTTCTTACCTTTAAACAATTTATCAAGATCATCTAAAAGGGCTAATTTGTGTTCCAGCTCCTCTCTATCCACTAAAAGCTTTTTCTTTTTTAAAAAACTTTCCTTTAGTGTAGTAACTTCCGTTTCTAATCTTATTTTATCTTCCTCTAAACTCTTTAGCGTCTTTTGAATATTATTTTTTGAATTCTGGATTTCAAGCCACTGTTCTTCAGACAATATTCTGTTATTAATTTTCTTTTTAATATTCTCTATATTTCCTGTAAGTTTAGTAACAATATTTTTATATTCTTCTACTAGAAGCTTTAATTTGTCAATTTCCTCTCTAGACATAAAATTGTCTTTGACCTTATCTATACTTTCTATCCCCTCTTCACCAAGTGCACTTTGAAGCTTATCCCTATCTTTTACACTTCTTTCCTTAAGGCTTAATAGCTTGCTTTTGGCAGAAATCATATCATTATTACATTCATTATAAAGGAGTTCTATTGCATTTTTATTTTCTTCTGATTTTTCATATTCTTCATTTATTAATTTTATGGCTTTACATATTTCTAAATGGATTTCCTCCAAATCTTCAATATTACCTGCCTTACTTTTTATAGCCTTCTTTTTTTCCTCTATATTTTTATTTTTTTCAATGAGGATAGTTCTATTTTCCTTGAATTCTTCTCTAAGTTCACTTATATCTTTATTTAAATCTTCCTTTATTAAGAGCTCATTATCCAGCCTTTTTCTTAACTCCTTTATTTCCTTTTCTAAAAGAGTCTTTTCTTTTTCTTTCCTTGAAATTTTATCTCTCTCCGATTTAAAATCTTCAATAGACGTATCCTTTTTTAGAAGTTCCAGTTGTCTGTTATTTTTATTTAATTCATCCTCTAAAGACACTAAATTATTATCTATTTTTTTTAATTGCTGCCCATTTTCAATTTCCTTTGTACTTTCTCTGCTGTATTCAACCTCTAAAATACCCTTTTCTTCAATTAAAGATTTAATTTTTTTATCCAAACTTACTTTTTTTTCATTGAATTTACTTATATGCTGTTTTAAAATATCAAACTTAGTTTTAAGTTCATCTACTGAAATACTTTTAAATCCATCTCCCAATTCTCTAATTTTTAAATTACATTCTTCTATGTTCTTATCCTCAGCTTTAATATTTGTCTGCAATTTTATTATTTCCTGCATCAATAGTGTATATTTTTTATCTCTATTGTCTAAATCCAAATTCAGTTCATCTACATTATTAATTTCTAATATTTTTATATTTTCTATAGAATGATGCTTTGACCCGCATACTGGGCAAGGCTTCCCCTCTAACAATGTGTTTCTCAAATTATGAGCTATATTTTCAGTTTCTGCTTTTTTTATGGAAGTCTTTATTTTTTTTATTTCCTCTTCCAAAAATACTCTTTCACTTTCTCTTTTATCCAGATCCTTTTTAAAAACTTCAATATTTTTAGTACCGTTATTTAACTTGGTATTATACTCTTTGTATTTATTCCATTTTTCTGTGGCAGTGTTTAATTGTGACTGAAGATTTAACAATGTATTTTCATCCCCAGGACAATTCTGTAGAAGATTATTTAAATCCTCATTACTATTATTCAGCAGATCTTTGTTGTCTTTAATTTTTTTAAGCAAATTTTTACCCTTAAGTTTAGCTTTTTCTAAACTTAACAGTACAGATTTTTTAGAGGCTGATAAATCTTCTTTCTGTTTTGACAAATTTTGAAGTGTATTTAAAATCAATATACCTTCATCAATTTTTCGCTTATGTTCTTCATGTACTATTAAAGTTTCTACTTTATTTTCTCTTTCCATAATACTGCTGTTGATATTATCAATAATTACTCTATTTTTCTCTATTTTTATATTTGTGCTCTTACCCCTTTTTTCTACATCATTTATATTTTCTTCCAGAATAATCTTTTCCCTATTTAATACATCAAGTAACCTTTTTTCCTCTATGGCATCTATAACTTTCTGCTGCCTTATAGTTAAATCTGGCAGATCTTTTTCTTTCCTTCTTTTAGCTTTTTCCAATTGAGCTTCTGCCTTTTTTTTATTTTCTTCTGTAACTTTCATCTTATTACCTAGCTGTATAAGATTATTATTTATATTGGCAATCTGCTTTAATGTATCCTCGTAACTATCTACATAGGGCTTTAACTTTAAAGCACTTTCAGCTAAAGATATCTTTTTTGAGTCCTTATTTATATCCTCTTCCCTCTCTTTAAGTTCAGCTTTTCTATGTAATTGTTCCTTTAACTCTTCCTGAAGATTCCATAATTCCTTTTCCTCATCATACTTCTTTTCACAAATCTTTAATTCTTCTTGAGCTCTATCATAATGCTCCTTTTTTTCAATCAGTGTATTTGTCTTGTCCTGAAGTATTTCATTATTTACATTTTCATATCCCTTTAATTCTCCATCTAAAAGATTCACCTTTTCTCTTTCTCTTTTAATCTTGCCATTTAACTTTATTGAAAGATTATCTCCATATTTCTGAAGATTAAATAATCTTTCCAGCATATTTCTTCTATCTTTTCCTTCAAGCTTTAAAAATTCACTGAATTTTCCCTGAGGAAGCACCACGGTTCTAGTAAAATCTTCCAATGTCAATCCAATTATCTCTTCACATTTGCCTGTTACACTTTTAGCTCCTTCTTCTAGAATTATTTTCTCATTATTTTCTATACTTATTATTTTAGCTGATCTAGTCCTTACATTTCCTGTTTTAGGATCTCTTCTAAACTCTCTATCTACTCTATATCTTTTTATTTCTACTGAGGAAATTTGAAATTCAAAACTGACGTTCAGACTGCTGCAATTGGTATTCATATAATTTGAACTCTTTCTTGCAACTTCTCCGTATAATGCTAAAGTAATGCCATCCAGTATTGTAGATTTACCACTACCTGTAGGACCAAATATTCCAAATAAACCTTTATCCGTCAATTTTTGAAAATCAATATCTTGACTGTCTATAAAGCTATTAAGCCCCTTTATCTTAAGTTTAATTGGTCTCATTTTCCTCTTCCCCTTCCCTTATAATAGATAACAATAAATCTACCACTTCCGGCTGTGGTTCAACTTTTCTTTCCTTAAAGTAGAATTCCCTAAAAATGTCTTCAAAAGATTTTTCTGAAAAACTATTTATATTCAACTCATCATTATTTCCCTCTAATATTTTAGGCATGATTTCCAAAATATCTTTTTTATTATTTTTCATCAACTTTATTTCATCTTCTCTTATATATCTGTCCGTTGTTATCTCAAGATAAACCCAGCAATTTCTATCTTTATTTTCTATACATTTCTCAATGGCTTCCTCAATGCTTTTACATTTCCAGAGCTCTATAGGTTTATATACTTTAAATTCAATCTCTTCAATATGGCAGTTTTCTCCCGCTTTTACATCTATAATAAAACATTTTTTCGTAAAATTGATTTCTTTCTTATTGTAATGTATGGGGGACCCAGCATATCTTGCTCTTCTATCCGTGCCAGGTACTATCTGAGGCTTATGTACGTGTCCTAGTGCAATATACTGAGCTTTTTCAGGAAAACAGCTTCCATCTACAATAAAACTACCTCCCAGCTGAATACTTCTCTCGGAGCCTGCTTCTTCACTTCCCATGGCAAATAGATGAGATACTGCTATATTTACAGTATCTTCTCTATAATTTTCACTTAAACTTTCAAATAAAGTTTTTACTCTGTCACTGTAAGAATCCAATTTTTCCTTTTCCTCGTCCATTGCCCCATACAATACTTCATTTAATCTCTTTTCGCTGGGGTAAGGAACTGTTAAAATTACAGCCCTTTCCCCTTTTATCCCAACTTCAATAAAGCCTTCTCCAGAATTAACAACCTTATGACTGCCATATTCTCCTGTTGGAACAACAGATTTTGGAGTACCCACCATTATAATTCCATGATCTCTTGCTAAAGGTCCTGCTGCTATAAGTCTATCAGGGTTATCATGATTACCTGATATCACCAAAGTTAATCTTTCACCCTTAGCAGATAATTTTTTTAATGTGTTATAAAACATTCTCTCTGCTCTTGCAGGGGGATTAGCATTATCATAAATATCTCCTGCAATAATTATTAAGTCGATGTCATTAGATTTTACTATTTCAACAAAGTCATTGAGAAAGGCATCCTGCTCATCCATGCGACTGCAGCCCTCTAAATTTTTACCTAGATGCCAATCCGCTGTATGTAAAATTCTCATTTGTTTCCCCTACTTCCTTTTAACCTATTTGCTTTAGTACTATTTTACCATCTTCATAATCCTTATCATAGCCTAACTATATTATTGACAATAAAAAATATACAAACATATGTTCCGAACAAAAATATAAAAAATCACAAGCAATATTATGTAAATATAACTTGTGATTTTAAAAACTATAAATTTTAATACTCACAGCGTAGAAAATATTATGAGATTTTTATTATAGATTATCATAGTTCCCAGTACTTAACATCAAACTTTACATCACCATTTTTTGAATAAAAAATTATATCTCTGCTATCCCTATTAGGATATATTCTGGCTGTAAAAACTTCTTCCCCATCATTTACAAAGATCTCAATGGAAGAGGTATCCATAAATATGTGAAGCTTTAAATTACCATGATTTTTAACATCACATTTTCTAACTCCCTTTAAGCTTAATCCACTTTTATCTCTATCCAAAATTAATTTTTCACTTTTGACATCATAATAAATTACAGTTTCTTCACTTAAAGTTTCATTGCATCTCAGCTTTATCCCAAATTCTGAAACAGCACTCCAGGAAAAGTCACATAATAATTCATAACTATCACCATTTATGTTATTAAAATCAACCTGTTCATTTTTTATTTCAACATTTCTATAGGATATCTCATTTTTTCTTAAAAGTTTCATTTCCTCTGCTGGTTTTTGAATTATTCTATCATCTTTCATATCTAGTTCTCTTACCATTGAAAGGCAGTGAAGCCAGCCATTTTTAACGGTAGGAGCTTCATCTTCATCCGGCAGTCCTATCCATCCTATCAAAAGCTTTCTTCCTCTATCATCCTCCATGAACTGAGGAGCATAGAATTCAAATCCTCTATCTAATTCCATAAAATTTTTATAATTTAATTTTCCAGTTTTGTAGTCCAAATTTCCTACAAGATAGCCACATTGATATATATTATTATACAGATCACCCTGCTTTTCAACTCCCTGAGGACAAAAGATCAATACATCCTTTCCCTTTATGTTTAGTAAGTTAGGACATTCCCACATATAGCCTAAAAAGCTCAAATCTTCTATATTTGATCCTGCTACTTCCCCTATCAAATTCCAATCAAATAAGTTATAAGAACTATAAAGTATTGCAGTCCCCTGTTCTTTTACTGTTTGAGCTCCTATTACCATATACCATACTCCATCATGTTTCCAAACTTTAGGGTCTCTAAAATGTCTCGTATATCCCTCTGGCTGATTGTTTATAACTGGATTATCACTGCTTTTTATAAAGTTTATATTATCCTCAGTTTGTGCAATGCACTGATAGGTTTCTCTATTTCCACAGCTATTTTTGACATTCCCAGTATATATCAAAGTAAATTTACCATTGTAATCAACTGCACTGCCTGAATAGCATCCATCTTTGTCATACCAATCCCCTGGTGAAAGTGCTATGGGAAGCTGCTGCCAATTAACCAGATCAATACTCTTTACATGTCCCCAATATACTTTTTTACCTTTAGGGAAAAGAGGATTAAGCTGATAAAAGAGATGATACTCTCCATTTATGTTAATAAATCCATTGGGATCATTCATAAAACCTACTGGAGGCATTAAATGGTACTTCAATCTGTGATAATCACTATTAACTCTTTCTTTCCCATCTGAAATTGCCTTATATGCCAATTTCATTAATTCTTCATTTTTATTCATATAACCATCACCATCAAATTTCTATTATTTTTAATTCATTTTATATTAACTCACCAAGCAGCTCTGTAAGTTTATTCTACCCCGACTACCGCTAATCCATCACCTTGTTTTACTTTACCATATTTCAGTGATTTAACAAATTTCATTGAATCAGAATTTGTGACAATAATCATAATTATTGGAGATTCAGCTTCCTCCTTTACTAAATCCAGATCGAATTCCACTAATTTCTGCCCTTTCTTAACCACATCACCAGTTTTAACTAATGCATTAAACCCTTTACCATTCATCTTAACAGTGTCTATACCTATGTGAATAAGCACTTCAACTCCATCACTGGTTTTAATAGCAACAGCATGTTTTGTATCAAACATCAGTGTTATACTTCCATCTACAGGTGCAACTACAACACCATCTTCCGGATCCACTGCTATACCCTTTCCCAATAATTCTTCAGCAAAAGTCTTATCTGGTACCTTTTTAAGGGACATTGCATTTCCATTACTGGGTGATACTAAATTACAAAGAACACTTGCATCTGCCTCATTAATTTCCAAATCATCTAATTCTTCAACTTCTTCAGTATTTTCATTCTCTTCTTCTTTTATGCCAATAATAAATGCGATGATAAAAGCACCTGCAAAGGCTAAAACCAAACCTATTAAGTAGTGAATTATAGAACCCTGCTGTACAATTGCCGTTCCTGGTATACCAGTTACCCCAATACCATTCATTGCAACTTTAGTTAATACAATATAACCGCCGCCTATAGCACCGCCTATAGCTGCTGCTACAAAAGGTCTTACAAATCTTAAATTAACTCCAAAGATTGCCGGTTCAGTTATTCCAAGCAAAGCTGATAGAGCAGCTGGAGAAGCAATTGCTTTTATCTTCTTATTTTTTGTCTTAAAGTAGACTGCAAGAGCAGCACCACCTTGAGCTACATTGGCCATTGACCAAATTGGAAGCAGAAAGTTTTTATGAATCTCAGGATTTGCAATCAGAGCCGCCTCTATGGCATGAAAACTATGCTGTATCCCAGTAATAACAATTAATGAATAACAGCCTCCAAACAATATTCCTGCAAATACTCCTGCTGTATTATATAATGTTTGAAGCCCAAAAGAAATTCCATCTCCAAGTAATCTTCCTGCAGGCCCTATTACTAATAATGAAAAAAATGCACTAATCATTAATGTAAAAAATGGTGTAAGTAAAATATCCAGTACATCTGGAATAATCTTTCTTAAAATCTTTTCTATACGACTCATTACCCAAACTGCAATCAATATTGGAAGAACTGTTC
This genomic window from Clostridium pasteurianum DSM 525 = ATCC 6013 contains:
- a CDS encoding TetR/AcrR family transcriptional regulator, producing the protein MPNNRYKNASTNEIVKKANISKGLLFHYFSSKKKLFLFLYEYSKDIFLNEFYNKVNYDETDIIKRWKQIVTLEMELIQKYPVLYDFMLTSSADDSKEVKQELENQMKSILEDSYIRLFSNIDTSKFKDGVDAKRISQIIFWVAQGFSNRELEYLKRDPVYYKSHINMDDIVKEFELYLEMLKDAFYK
- a CDS encoding DUF6431 domain-containing protein, yielding MPYGIKKYNKLCKFNQFPSKYGCEACGFEGKLYRHGFYYRNLITLKGAYKIVILRCKCQSCGKTYSLIPSFIIPYRQYAYEVILTSIIMMLKLGYSFSKILTLIKSLNINYSSLNTTDLSFWKNRLVSSLSSIRLFFAQYKFYNSNINSKLPIDIIKKIIIFCRLRHDFNLDYFLHMPKYFFCK
- a CDS encoding DDE-type integrase/transposase/recombinase, with the translated sequence MILKEFNQKIALFRYSLIAPIITNTFTQTSVKDYLAEIAAKSYTLPNGKKKEYSPATIKGWLVQYRKYGIDGLYPKSRADKGTSRKISNETKEFIINSKLNSPKKTAKYIYHEVIAKGFESETSISLSTVTRFINKAKIGSKKLVPDDRRAFEFEFSNECWQSDVSVGPYLTIEDKKFKTYIIAFLDDSSRVIVGCKAFFKDDLLSLMSVFKDAVASKGIPKKVFVDNGKIYKSEQFHLICAALGSILSFARPYSPQSKGKIERWFQTMQKQWMNSINWNDFKSIDLLNESLSGYVNSYNNTIHSSINKKPIDKYMSNVENIRFIDSKTELDYLFLYKVLRTVKNDSTVSIGTKIFEVPLKYVGDKINIRYDPSSIDKAYIFSQDGKLEDTIFPVKKIDNSKIRRTNNTNSVDFSAFEAN
- a CDS encoding ExeA family protein; amino-acid sequence: MYKAFYGLTFDPFDKNLDLKYSFKSEDFSKAMNRLEFLKSVLGIGVITGEPGVSKSFLLRNFVDSLNPNLYKCVYIPISTLTVMDFYRALCDGLGIIHAQKKVTMFKQIQESIYTYSHSKNVIPVIIIDECQFLSNSILDDLRIIFNFHMDSKNYAMLILSGQPNFLLQLSRQVHEALRQRIIMNYCLKGLTHDECKPYITSMLKAAGCSEPIFTDDAFELIYSSTNGAIRPLNSLTRMCLISGANERLTSINSDTVYKSQSEIDLTI
- a CDS encoding AAA family ATPase; the protein is MRPIKLKIKGLNSFIDSQDIDFQKLTDKGLFGIFGPTGSGKSTILDGITLALYGEVARKSSNYMNTNCSSLNVSFEFQISSVEIKRYRVDREFRRDPKTGNVRTRSAKIISIENNEKIILEEGAKSVTGKCEEIIGLTLEDFTRTVVLPQGKFSEFLKLEGKDRRNMLERLFNLQKYGDNLSIKLNGKIKREREKVNLLDGELKGYENVNNEILQDKTNTLIEKKEHYDRAQEELKICEKKYDEEKELWNLQEELKEQLHRKAELKEREEDINKDSKKISLAESALKLKPYVDSYEDTLKQIANINNNLIQLGNKMKVTEENKKKAEAQLEKAKRRKEKDLPDLTIRQQKVIDAIEEKRLLDVLNREKIILEENINDVEKRGKSTNIKIEKNRVIIDNINSSIMERENKVETLIVHEEHKRKIDEGILILNTLQNLSKQKEDLSASKKSVLLSLEKAKLKGKNLLKKIKDNKDLLNNSNEDLNNLLQNCPGDENTLLNLQSQLNTATEKWNKYKEYNTKLNNGTKNIEVFKKDLDKRESERVFLEEEIKKIKTSIKKAETENIAHNLRNTLLEGKPCPVCGSKHHSIENIKILEINNVDELNLDLDNRDKKYTLLMQEIIKLQTNIKAEDKNIEECNLKIRELGDGFKSISVDELKTKFDILKQHISKFNEKKVSLDKKIKSLIEEKGILEVEYSRESTKEIENGQQLKKIDNNLVSLEDELNKNNRQLELLKKDTSIEDFKSERDKISRKEKEKTLLEKEIKELRKRLDNELLIKEDLNKDISELREEFKENRTILIEKNKNIEEKKKAIKSKAGNIEDLEEIHLEICKAIKLINEEYEKSEENKNAIELLYNECNNDMISAKSKLLSLKERSVKDRDKLQSALGEEGIESIDKVKDNFMSREEIDKLKLLVEEYKNIVTKLTGNIENIKKKINNRILSEEQWLEIQNSKNNIQKTLKSLEEDKIRLETEVTTLKESFLKKKKLLVDREELEHKLALLDDLDKLFKGKKFVEFVAANQLKYVSIEACKWLKEITSGNYGLEVDDNGKFIIRDYKNGGAERDASTLSGGETFVTSLALALALSAQIQLKGTAPLELFFLDEGFGTLDDNLLEVVMDSLERIHNDRLSIGIISHVESIKNRVPVKLIVTAAQAGMGGSKVRIERS
- a CDS encoding exonuclease SbcCD subunit D — encoded protein: MRILHTADWHLGKNLEGCSRMDEQDAFLNDFVEIVKSNDIDLIIIAGDIYDNANPPARAERMFYNTLKKLSAKGERLTLVISGNHDNPDRLIAAGPLARDHGIIMVGTPKSVVPTGEYGSHKVVNSGEGFIEVGIKGERAVILTVPYPSEKRLNEVLYGAMDEEKEKLDSYSDRVKTLFESLSENYREDTVNIAVSHLFAMGSEEAGSERSIQLGGSFIVDGSCFPEKAQYIALGHVHKPQIVPGTDRRARYAGSPIHYNKKEINFTKKCFIIDVKAGENCHIEEIEFKVYKPIELWKCKSIEEAIEKCIENKDRNCWVYLEITTDRYIREDEIKLMKNNKKDILEIMPKILEGNNDELNINSFSEKSFEDIFREFYFKERKVEPQPEVVDLLLSIIREGEEENETN
- a CDS encoding glycoside hydrolase family 32 protein, whose protein sequence is MNKNEELMKLAYKAISDGKERVNSDYHRLKYHLMPPVGFMNDPNGFININGEYHLFYQLNPLFPKGKKVYWGHVKSIDLVNWQQLPIALSPGDWYDKDGCYSGSAVDYNGKFTLIYTGNVKNSCGNRETYQCIAQTEDNINFIKSSDNPVINNQPEGYTRHFRDPKVWKHDGVWYMVIGAQTVKEQGTAILYSSYNLFDWNLIGEVAGSNIEDLSFLGYMWECPNLLNIKGKDVLIFCPQGVEKQGDLYNNIYQCGYLVGNLDYKTGKLNYKNFMELDRGFEFYAPQFMEDDRGRKLLIGWIGLPDEDEAPTVKNGWLHCLSMVRELDMKDDRIIQKPAEEMKLLRKNEISYRNVEIKNEQVDFNNINGDSYELLCDFSWSAVSEFGIKLRCNETLSEETVIYYDVKSEKLILDRDKSGLSLKGVRKCDVKNHGNLKLHIFMDTSSIEIFVNDGEEVFTARIYPNRDSRDIIFYSKNGDVKFDVKYWEL